The sequence TTCTTCTTCATCTCATCACTCCTTAGGCATTCCTAACTACCGTGAGTAGTGAATTAGGTATATAAAAAAGATACCCTAAAAAAGTTAGGTTCGATACCAGAAACCTATTTTTTGCTCTCTTTACCCTTGCACGAATGCTTCCCCGTCCTGCAGAACTCCTCGAAGTGTCTGAGCCATTCGGGATAGTCAGGAGCAGTTTTAACAAAGTTTACGAGGTTCTTGAGCTGTTCTATCGTCTTTGGATGGAGTTCATGCTCCATCACACACGCATCCTCGTCTGCCACCCGTGAGGGAACACGCAGGATCTCAAGTAGCGACCTTATGATCTCGTGCCGCTCTTTGACAACCCTTGCGATCTCCTCTCCCTTATCTGTTAAAATTATACCATCATACCTTCTATAATTGACATACCCCATCGCGTCAAGCTTCTTTACCATCTCATTGACGCTTGGTGGTGTAATCCCCAGGGCCACCGCAATATCCTTTACTCTGACATGACCTCTCTCTTCTGTGATCTTTAAGATCGCCTCCAGGTAATCTTCTGCCTTTCTTGAGAGCATCCAGAAATAGTTAGGTTAACCTAATATAAATCTTTTGTTACCCCATAATCCGACCTTATCCTCTCGAATATTGCCAGAAACTGCTTTTGCCAGTTACCAATCACTTTTATAAATGGAATCCCTTTAGAATAGCTCTCTGCGATCTCCTTCAGGTATGGAATCTCAAGCAGAATATCAATTCCCTCATCGTTGCAGTAATCGTAAACCCCTCTATCCCCGATCCCTGATCGATTGATTACGACGCCGAAGGGAATTTCAAGTTTTCTCAGGACTTTTACTGCGATTTTAAGATCGTAGAGTCCGAACGGCGTTGGTTCTGTTACGAGGATGCAGTAATCGCTATCCTTGACCGATGCGATGACAGGGCATGATGTGCCGGGTGGTGAATCGATGATGACTGTTCCTTCATCCCTAATCTCACGCTTAACAGCCCTGACAAGTGGAACTGCCATCGCTTCACCTATATTGAGCGTACCATAAACAAGATCGATCCCCTCTTCTCCCTTTCCTTTTGCGATCTCACCGATTATGCGCTGCCCTTCGCTTATCGCATCCCTTGGGCATACAAGCATACAGCCCATACACCCATGGCAGAGTTCTGGAAAGTGGATCACATCCCCCTTCACGCCCTTCCCTGGGTTCTTGCCGATGACAAATATTGCGTTGAACTGACAGAACCTCGAACATTCCCCGCAGAAGTTGCATCTGAGTTTATCGAATATTGGAACCGTTGTATATACAGGGTTCACCTCTTTTTCGGTTAGATTCAGGAATATGTGTGCGTTTGGCTCTTCAACATCACAGTCAAGGAGTTGAAGATTCTCGTTTTCAAGCGAGAGGGCAAGGTTGACTGCAACCGTTGTCTTCCCTGTTCCGCCCTTCCCGCTCGCAATTGATATGATCATCTAATGCCTGTGCTCTCTGCATGCATTTTCATCGGTTGCCTCAGAGAGCCGCCCCTCCTGCCATGCCCTGATTGCATCTCGTACCGTCCCTGCTGCACCGACAAATACATCGATCCCTGCCTGTTCAAACATCATTATCGCCCTTGGACCGAGTCCGCCACAGAGCATAACCTCAACACCCTCTTTTGCAAGTGCCTCTGGTGGAAGTCCAATACCTCCAAAGTGCTCGCTCGTATTGGGAATGGCTCTAACTTCGCCACTCTCTATATCCAGAATTGTAAAGGTTGGTGCCCTTCCGAAGTGCTCACATACTGTATCATCCAGTCCCTTCATCTCATAGGTTGGTACACATACTTTCATCTCAAATCACCTCGTATATCTTGTATCTTATTCTCAAACCATCCGATCTTGACCTCATCCGCGCCATCAAATTGAGGCACGTATGGTTTGATATCAATGAGTGGCGTACCATCAACGACATCCACTCCTTCAACCTTCAATATATTTCCCGCTCGTTCAAGAAGCTTCACGACAGAGACGCCTATGGGATTTGGCCTTCTCGGCGAACGGGTCGTGAAGAGTCCATGCGCTTCTGTATCCCATGGGGTCGTTACCATAAGCTGATACCCATCCGATTTATGAAGCCAGTAGAGGAGGATCAGGTGAGAGAAGCCTTCGATATCGGTTAAACCAGGCTCAAACTCATCGAAGACCTCAACCTCACAGATGGCATTTGATCTTGCAGTCTGGTGTGGACACTCGGATGAGGTCTTATAGGGTGTGTGGATTATTCCGATCGGTTCAATCTTCAACGCTCCTCCTCCTGTAATCTTCTATCGCTTCTTTCAGTGTGTTTACCGCGAGAACCGGGCAGTGGAGATGGTCCTCTGGCAACTCCTCCAGAACCTGCATGATATCCTGATCCTCGATTCTGGATGCCTCCTCGATCGTTTTACCTTTTACAAGCTGGGTTAATACGGAAGCAGATGCGATCGTGGGACCACATCCATCTGTAAGGAACCTGATATCGATGATCCTGTCATGATCGACCTTAAGGGATATCGCTACCGTATCACCGCATGAACCTGTTATCGTTCCTTCTCCATCAGGGCTCTCGATCCTGCCCACGTTCCTCGGGTTGATGGCTTCCTCAACGACGCGCTCACTGAATTCCTTGAGTGCATCTTCGATGATCGATCGTTGTATCTCATCTGCGATCTCATCGAGTGTTGAGGCTTTGGCTGTCATGGTATCATCACACAAAAAAATAAAAAGAGCTTAGGCTCACTTAAACCTTACCTCTTAAGCTCTTCCAGTCTTCGCTTTATCTGATCAAGCTGCGCCTCAAGCATCTGGATCTCCTGCTCCTTCGTCATACCTGCAGGTGCTCCCATTGGAGCCTGTTGCGCCCGCTGCTGCATCCATGAAGTAAACTGCGGCATCTGCCCGGTCTGGCTCAGATACTGTGCTCCTGGTGGCATTCCTCCCCAGCCAGGCGAATAGCCAAATCGCATCCATCCAGGCAATCCAGTCGCGTAATACATGTTTCTCCATCCTCTTGGCATATCTATCACCTCCTTTTACACTTTTATCGTAAATTTCATGGTCTTATCATCCTCGCCCCACACTTGGGGCATGTCTGCTGGTAGCATGGCACACCACGCTGATGGGGTACTGTTGTTCCACAGCTCGGGCACCTACACTCACCGCCGGGTCCAAGTCCACGTCCACCGGGCATTCGACCTCGTCCACCACCTCCTCTGCCTATACCTGCCATTCATATCACCTCCCAACTTTCCTCTTCACTTCTTCCAGTTCTTTCTCGAGCTTATCTACACGCTCCAATAACGCATCTATATTCGTGCTCGGCTGAGGTGGCACCTGCTCTGGCATGCCCATGCCTCTGCCACCACCTCCGCCACCGCGTCCCATTCCACGTCTTCCGCCCATACCCATACCTGCCCCTCCACCAGCAAATGTTTCAGGTGTAGATGGAGGCATCCCGGCGTGGCCTGGAACGGTTGCACCAGCGGTCTCACTGAGCTTACCGGCTCTGTACATCTCGATTGCATCCCTGATCGTGCCTGATGCACCTGTTAACACCCGCACACCAGCGGCAGTTAACGTCTGGAATGCATTTGGGCCAACGTTCCCTGAGATGAGGACGTCAACCCCTCTATTTGCAACTGTCTGCGCTGCCTGAATTCCCGCACCCGATGAAGCCCCGATGCCCTCGTTGGGAATCGCTTCAAACTCCATTGTGTCAGGGTCAATAATCATGAAATACTGGCACCTGCCAAAGCGTGGATCAACCTGTGCATCAAGATCGCTTCCTGTCGAAGTTACACATATTTTCATTCAAACGCCTCCTTATACGAATATATATTCAAAACTATTTAAAGATTTTGGTCAACACCCCTCCCATGTCTGCCTCGACCTCTGTAAAAAATATTCGTACTACCACAGCTCGGACACCGCTCAGCAAAATCACCCCACTCACTTCTGCAATCACGGCACAGATTTCTAAGCGTGTAATCCCCACCATAGACCCGTATAGCCTTTCCATTAACGAGAGCATCCACAACCTTACGCCTCGCCTCTGTCAGAATCCTGTGAAATGTAGATTGCGAGACACTCATCATCTTTGCAGCCTCGGTCTGATCCTTCTGGAGAAGATCCTTCAGCCTAAGGCTCTCAAGCTCCTCTACCTTGAGTATCACCTCTCCAGTGGGCCGTTCTCGCGGCGCAAAATAACTGAAATCAGGATTGAAGCCAACCCATCTGCAACGTCTTGGTCTCGGCATACATGAATATATATTCAAAACAGTATATTAATGGTTTGCTGCATGCTCGATATACTGCACGTCAAAATCAACCGCCATCTCAAGTTATGGTTATATATGTTTCAATCCCATTCTGATATGATGTTTCTACAGGTACTGGTTGCCGTATTTGTGATCGCCGATCCTTTCGGGAACACCCCAATTTTTCTCGCACTCACCGAAGGGCTCGATAGCTCAACTCGTAGAAAAATCATATCAAAAGCTGTCTTTATCGCCACTGCAACATTAATTCTCTTTGGAATGATGGGAAAAGCACTGCTTGGGCTTCTCGGGATCTCGATCGCCTCTTTCAGGATTGCAGGCGGTATTCTCCTCCTTATAACAGCACTCCAGATGCTTTTCGGGTCACCGAAGGCAGAACCATACCTCGATGACTGGGAAGGGATCGCGGTTGTCCCACTGGCAATACCGCTTCTCGCAGGGCCTGGAACCATCACTTCTGTTATGGTCTTTATGAGCGCTGCTATGACGATCATTGATCGCATCTCTGTACTTGCTGCAATTGTAATAGCGATGCTCGGCACGTGGGCAATCCTGCTAAACGCTGATCGGCTGTATGTAATTTTAAAGCGGGAAGGTACGATATACCTGACAAAGATCATGGGAATCATCCTGTCTGCAATCGGAACAGAGATGATATTACACGGCGTTAAGGGCTATTTTTATACTGTCTGAACAGATTTCATTCCTTCTCAACCAGACGCCATGGCACAGAACTCAGAGCATCCTTTGCCATTGTTTCATCCATGCCAGAAAGTTTTGCAAGTGCGATAATCTCTCTCGGCGCTCGTACACCATAGGTCGTTCTGGCACCAGCGGTGAGCACAACCTGCGTACCGTACTTCCTGACAAGTTTCATATTCTCCTGCATTATAAAAAGCGCCCTTGTTCGATTCTTGCCTCGTGCATAGATCAGGTCAGAAAGATTGAACTCGATCGCAATTCCCTTGCCTGATGCAAACCTCATCATGATGTGATTCATCCTGCCTGGATGTGCAAGGAGATCAACCCTTGAATCAGAAGAAGCAGCACGGTCTATTATCTCATTTCCCCCATGAACAGCGAGAATATCGACGCTGGGACGAAATTTATTGATCAATCTCCCAAGCTCACGGGGGGAAGATGCTCGTATCTCAACGCCCCAGAACAGCTTGAAACCTGGTGGAAGTTCGATATCAGGGTATGGGAACCAATTATCTGAGTGGTTCAGAATCACGCACCCACTATACCCATATTTATCAAGCTGCCCCACCATTTGCTCAAGCTCTGCCTCTCCATCGGGCTTTACATGAACATTGGGATCAATATATGTCCTTTTCATCTTTTCACCTGAATGAACTTCGGGAGCATACTTTCCTCTTTTAACGTCACTTCAACTTTGAGAGAAATTCCTCTCTTTCTATCTTTGCCTGTTTCATAATAGAGATTAACGTTCCTTTGGCTAATTCATGATGATTCGGAACTGTAACAAGCAGTTTTTGCTCTTCATTCCACAAATGGATGTGACTTCCAGTTTGACGGTAAACTTGGAATCCAAACTTACTCAGAACTTTAATAACGTCCTTAGCTGACAGGACGGGAAGTTTGGACATATTTTTCTACCTCAATATCCAAAAATGAGACTTTCCAATCCTTTGGAGCAAGTTCCATAAGAATTTGATAATGTTCTTCAAGCCCTTTTTTTAAATTTGCTACCGCTTCTTCTTCTGTCAGTCCTTGATCTGCTACATTTGTTATCAGGTCTACAGCTACAAAATATTTATCTTCTCTGTATATCTGGATTATAGTTTTCATACTATCCCCAAATACATAAGATATAGAACGCTAAATATTAAAAGCATTAATAATATCGCTATTGTTCCACCTCTGATCACTTTATAATCATCTATCATTTATCCACTACCATGTTACTAAAGTCTCCATGGACTATCTTAATAAGTTCAATTTCTAAATTGAGATTTTGGTTTGAGTGATCCTGTGTCATGAGGGGAAAAGATTTTTCTTCTGCTATCAAGTATAATTTTACTTCTCTAAATTAATATACTTTTCTATCCCTAATCATAAAAAAGTCACGATACCCGCCCACATCTTTTTTATCTATGCTCAACCACCCCATGGCAACCCCGTTACCACAGATTGATCAGGACGCCAGTTTTTTAGATGTGAAATTCGCCGGTGTAATTCATCACTCCATTCCACCTTTTCGATATAAAAAGTTACGGAATACTCTCACTGGTACTGGATGAAGGAGTGGCATGATTTATTTTGATGCATAAAAATCACTGTTTCTCATCCCCCTGAAATGATCATACCCCAGAGGAGAGAGCCTGTCTCCCGCTCCTTTCGCAACAACAGAGCCGATCACGGTGAAATCAACTAACTCCTCAAGTTCATCAATTTTCTCACGCCGAACCGTGAAGAGAAGCTCATAATCTCCACCAGCAGACCACGCAAACTCCAACAGATCATCAGAATAGACTGGAATCTTCTCTTCATCGATCTTAAAACTGATCCCTGACGCGCGAGAGAGGTCAGAGAGCGATACCAAAAGTCCATCACTGATATCTGTCATTGAGGTGACATATCCTGAGTTAGAAAGTATCAAACCCTCCTCAACACGAGGAAATGGCTCAAGCAGTGCTTTAACAAGTGGGTTTGTTTGATCAAGATTCTCATCTTCCTTGAGTAGCCTTAAACCCCCACCAGCACTCCCGAGATACCCTGTAACGCAGACAAGATCCCCAATGCTGGCGCCGGATCTACGAACAATTTTGCCATCTCCAGGGGTTCCGATCACGGTTCCGGTGAGTGTTATCTCATCATGCGAGTCGAGATCACCTCCGATCACTTCTACACCAAAACGAGATGTGCAGGATTCAATACCCGAAATAAGCTCTTTAAAGGATTCAAGCTCGAAATCAGATGGAAGTCCGAGCGCACTTAAAAAATAAAGTGGTTTCGCACCCATTGCAGCAATATCACTCAGATTCACCGCAACAAGACTCCATCCCATCTGGTATGGGGTCATCTGGGCTGGAAAGTCGGTCTTCTGGTGGAGCATATCCGATGAAATGAGAATCTGTGCACCCTGTATTTCAACAACCGCGCAATCCTCCTCTTCACAGTCAAAGTAAGATGATACAAGCTCAATCAGCCTTCGCT comes from Candidatus Syntrophoarchaeum caldarius and encodes:
- a CDS encoding YcfA-like protein codes for the protein MWNEEQKLLVTVPNHHELAKGTLISIMKQAKIEREEFLSKLK
- a CDS encoding (4Fe-4S)-binding protein; this translates as MIISIASGKGGTGKTTVAVNLALSLENENLQLLDCDVEEPNAHIFLNLTEKEVNPVYTTVPIFDKLRCNFCGECSRFCQFNAIFVIGKNPGKGVKGDVIHFPELCHGCMGCMLVCPRDAISEGQRIIGEIAKGKGEEGIDLVYGTLNIGEAMAVPLVRAVKREIRDEGTVIIDSPPGTSCPVIASVKDSDYCILVTEPTPFGLYDLKIAVKVLRKLEIPFGVVINRSGIGDRGVYDYCNDEGIDILLEIPYLKEIAESYSKGIPFIKVIGNWQKQFLAIFERIRSDYGVTKDLY
- a CDS encoding Multiple antibiotic resistance (MarC)-related protein, with amino-acid sequence MLDILHVKINRHLKLWLYMFQSHSDMMFLQVLVAVFVIADPFGNTPIFLALTEGLDSSTRRKIISKAVFIATATLILFGMMGKALLGLLGISIASFRIAGGILLLITALQMLFGSPKAEPYLDDWEGIAVVPLAIPLLAGPGTITSVMVFMSAAMTIIDRISVLAAIVIAMLGTWAILLNADRLYVILKREGTIYLTKIMGIILSAIGTEMILHGVKGYFYTV
- a CDS encoding thiamine-monophosphate kinase produces the protein MSELLRDAGERRLIELVSSYFDCEEEDCAVVEIQGAQILISSDMLHQKTDFPAQMTPYQMGWSLVAVNLSDIAAMGAKPLYFLSALGLPSDFELESFKELISGIESCTSRFGVEVIGGDLDSHDEITLTGTVIGTPGDGKIVRRSGASIGDLVCVTGYLGSAGGGLRLLKEDENLDQTNPLVKALLEPFPRVEEGLILSNSGYVTSMTDISDGLLVSLSDLSRASGISFKIDEEKIPVYSDDLLEFAWSAGGDYELLFTVRREKIDELEELVDFTVIGSVVAKGAGDRLSPLGYDHFRGMRNSDFYASK
- a CDS encoding RNase P/RNase MRP subunit p30 codes for the protein MKRTYIDPNVHVKPDGEAELEQMVGQLDKYGYSGCVILNHSDNWFPYPDIELPPGFKLFWGVEIRASSPRELGRLINKFRPSVDILAVHGGNEIIDRAASSDSRVDLLAHPGRMNHIMMRFASGKGIAIEFNLSDLIYARGKNRTRALFIMQENMKLVRKYGTQVVLTAGARTTYGVRAPREIIALAKLSGMDETMAKDALSSVPWRLVEKE
- a CDS encoding DtxR family iron (metal) dependent repressor; amino-acid sequence: MLSRKAEDYLEAILKITEERGHVRVKDIAVALGITPPSVNEMVKKLDAMGYVNYRRYDGIILTDKGEEIARVVKERHEIIRSLLEILRVPSRVADEDACVMEHELHPKTIEQLKNLVNFVKTAPDYPEWLRHFEEFCRTGKHSCKGKESKK
- a CDS encoding dinitrogenase iron-molybdenum cofactor biosynthesis protein; this encodes MKVCVPTYEMKGLDDTVCEHFGRAPTFTILDIESGEVRAIPNTSEHFGGIGLPPEALAKEGVEVMLCGGLGPRAIMMFEQAGIDVFVGAAGTVRDAIRAWQEGRLSEATDENACREHRH
- a CDS encoding nitrogen fixation protein NifU, whose amino-acid sequence is MTAKASTLDEIADEIQRSIIEDALKEFSERVVEEAINPRNVGRIESPDGEGTITGSCGDTVAISLKVDHDRIIDIRFLTDGCGPTIASASVLTQLVKGKTIEEASRIEDQDIMQVLEELPEDHLHCPVLAVNTLKEAIEDYRRRSVED
- a CDS encoding dinitrogenase iron-molybdenum cofactor biosynthesis protein; translation: MKICVTSTGSDLDAQVDPRFGRCQYFMIIDPDTMEFEAIPNEGIGASSGAGIQAAQTVANRGVDVLISGNVGPNAFQTLTAAGVRVLTGASGTIRDAIEMYRAGKLSETAGATVPGHAGMPPSTPETFAGGGAGMGMGGRRGMGRGGGGGGRGMGMPEQVPPQPSTNIDALLERVDKLEKELEEVKRKVGR